The window AATGCGGCACTTAACTAACATTGCGGAAGCCTAGTGCGCATAActgggcaaaaagaaaacataaacaagTGTCGAGCCAGGTTTAGCACCGTAATAGGAGGCGGTCGGCAGAAATGTCACGCTCTATTACCATAGCGctgattattattttcaaatgagTAGCGGTTCGGGCTATACTGCCAAGTTAAACAGCTAATGACGTGGCGGTCTTTTATTAGCCAATTTATAATGAATGCCAATAATGTACACACACTGACCTGTCGCCCAGCTACTCAGGCTCCATAAACACTTGAGGCCGTTGGACTTTTTTGGgtatgaaacgaaaagaacagcaaaaaaaagatgccATAAAACAATTAACGTCATTTGAACTTTGGTGAAAGCGCAACGTTTTATTACATCACAAAGGGAGAGGAATAAGCGAATATTCCCTTTTTATCATGAAAATTCCCCCATCCAATATTGCTGGCCGCAGATATTTTCAACGGATAGCTTGGCTTCTTCGTAATAACATTCCTGCCCACTTTTGTGTGTGATTTCTCTCTTGACGTACATATcgaattcattttattatACCTTCTAGGGGTGTTTGGCTTCTAATGATTCTTTATGTACAAGTATTGAACTGCAGGATAATAAAAACGCTTGGAGAGTTGCAGGCCAGCGTGTTCGACATTTACatgtattgatttttctttttgctctgtGGCGTCCCTCATTCTTATTCGGTGGAGGGACATAGAAGATTAGCCTACACATCGGTTATATTAAATCGGCTGATTTCATTGTGATGGGCTTGTGTGACTGCCCGTCACATCGATGGCTGATCATCATtccattctttattttcttctctcttttcaacgatgcagttttcttcttttcttttttttgttggcctCAGGATCACAGTTCCCGTGTCCTCCGGTTTTACATTCCGGCTTATCTTAGCTTGACGACGATAATAGGGAAAACAATGGACAGAGGGGACGGTGCATTGACAAACGTTATAATAAAGGAGGCGAGAACATAAAAGGACAAATATATATCAACGACAAATATTGCGTTGTGCATAATTAATAATACACACGGACAgcgcttattttttttaaatacgcaCAGTGCacaaacataaagaaaataattgttATTGATAATACAATTTGTGTTTCGGATGGCTCTTTTCTGAACTCCCCCCATCGGGTTAGTACAACTTTTGTTCTGATTTTCATATAACAATAAATATATTGTGTATGCAAATATCGGTCATAAAGTATACattaaatgataaataaataGACGGGGAAATGGATTGGATGAATTGGacaaaaatccaaacaaaaaacacggCTACattgaaactaaaaaaaaaaatgaggatcACCTTGCACGGAATAGTTGGTgtatcgctttttttttcttgttttttttttttttattgggacAGACaaagtgaaagagaaaagctaTTTTTTCGGTTGCCACATCAAGCGGCAGGTATAATTTCCTATGCACATTGTCTTTATGAACGTCAAGAACCGTGCGAAGAACATTGTTCAAGCGCGATACCTGCATTCACGCGCCTCGCGAGAACATCTTTAAGGAATACACACAATGAGAGTTAAAAAAACATCCGGCTTGGTGactagagttttttttttttagcgagaAAACGGAGAGAAGGaaggatgaataaaaaaataacaaaaggcCATCCATTTTACAAATATCTCAGATCTGATGGCGCGATGATCGAATTCACATCGTTAACATCGAGAGGAATGACTGTGACcgtcaaatcaaaaaaaagaGCAGCTTACGTGTAGGAACGGTTGAGAGGGAATTCCAGTTCagttttgttttaatgagTAAGAAATAATGCCGTTGAAATCCGAGATTCAAAATCCAAAGgaagttttgttttcttagaCGGAACGCCGTGAGACGGGGAGAACGAGTAGGGCACCTAATCCTGATCAACGGATTTTATTGTTGCCACGCAAGTAACGCCAAATATCGTCGTATATCTCTTCTTGAGTTTCACCTGCGTTTCGGTCTTCATCCGACCGGCTACTGTTTTCCGCCTGAGCGTCCATCAGCGATCCGTCGGACTCTTCGTCTTGGCTCCTCTTCTTGCGACCACTGTTATTCCACAAGAGCGCAATTAGACACACTCATTTTTTTAGATACAAACGTTAATCGAAACGTGGATGGAAACTTACATTTTGGATGGGTCGACGTAGCCGTAATATTTGCCGGACGATGAAGACATCTTGCCTTTGAGACGGGCCAGGGCCAGCAAAGTCTGTAATTCGGCGAGTCGCTGATCGGAGACTCTCTTTTGTCGGCTACCCCTTAAtaattacaaatgaaaataCCAGGAGATCAATAAACGAGAATGCAAAAGTGAGGCTAATAAGTATATAGTTCTAACTTAGTAActataaatattaaaatgGCATAATGAAAATTTACCTCCAGGACGGGTAGGCCTGAATAGAGACGGCTAGAAGACTAAGAACGATCACCGCTATAAGAACAGAATGAGCTGATTTCTGatgcatctttttttctttcttgtttccttGACAGAACTGGAACTGCTCTTCTCCGATTGACGTCCTTTAATGAAACGGCGATATACAGGCTCGTGTTCGAAAGGACagggtagaaaaaaaaactcgaggAGAAATAGAGGCAAACTGGCGATAATAGGCTTTCACAGTTCCTTGAAACTCTCAAAAGAAGATCGAATGTTGAGGACGACAGACGATACGTTTCACTTCGGCTGGAACTGGTGACTCTGCGTGAAGAGTAATCCGAACCGAAATCCAATAAACAGGTTGCTTACTAAACAAttgatgttgtttttgcttctctcgagtcgatttgaaaaataactaaaaaaaaaacgcaggcAGCGATATTTGTGTCAGGATAGCGagcgtgaaagaaaaatgaataggGCGGAGCTGTTTTTCGTTCTTCCAACAATCAGCGAGTGAATGAAAACAAGTCAATCGCTTTTCCTGATGCTGACTCGTGTGAACTAGCTTGCGCGACCAGCTGTGTCTGTATGACGTGCCTTACTGTGGATATCGTGGTATTTTATATACGGCAAGCGGCGGCTTCCCCTAGACCCCCACGCCCACCTAGGGTATAAGCTTATCTCATCGTCAAGCGCGCGCCTCTTTCAAAGGCCGGCCCGCGTTCCCACTGTGTAACGCCGCCTCACCAAGTCCGCGGTCAGACCATTCTTCCCTCCTGTTGCAACAATTCAGTCTaagatataaaaaaggaaataattaTCAAAAGACAAGCGTGGCAACCGGCGACGGAAGAAAGGattggcccccccccctttttttttggttagaaTTCTTTATTAATATGTAAATACAATAGTGACGTAGTTCTAGTTCCCTTTCTTGTACGTCCATTCTGAGCGATTAATCGAGATGGCATATCATGAAGAAACAATATACCATCTGTGTCTGCCCACGCAGACACACGCAGTGCAAGCCCCATTCGGATTTCTTACGAAATACGAAGACTTTCACGCAGAAAAAGAACAGGATCGTGCAACTCCTGTAAAACACGTATCCCGCTGTGACAGTCTACATAATATATTtcggcaaaataaaaaaggtaatAACAGAAACCTGTTGGAGAATTTCACGTTTCATCATTGACGTCACAACCTATTGTGAGGAGTCCCTCACCATGTTCCAGGTTTCCGCCGGTTTGCCGTGACGACATTATAGCCAAGATTGTTAGCGGTGTTTCGGCCGCGAGGTCACGCAGCCCGAAGGAGACCTTTCGCACCCAGCGCTGAATTTCCCATTGGATCCATTCTGTATACGGGAAATTCAACGTCGTTATCTCCATCCCGTCTGCATTGCAATCCGGCGACCCGGGTCTCCCTTCTTGTTACAAGCCACATATGGTTCTAACACGCTCCGTATACACGTACCGCACATACTGAACACACGAAAAGACAGCGACCGGGAGCGGAACTTGTCGCGCAGCCGACTTCATTTTGAAACATGTGACTTGGGTGGCGCAACGAAGCTGATGtcttcaaattaaaaatatacatttaaaaggaaaaaaaaagagagaattagAAAACTGGTATCGATGATTGCATCaggatttcttttctttgtctcgCAAAGGCTTTTGAACAGATCTATCAGCATTCCATCAGCGTCACTTGAGTTTCCTTTGGAAAACAGTAGTGGTGCGTTGAGAACATTCGACCAAGAAAGAAGTCTTGTTGCTAGGACGTTAGAGAGGGAAACAAATCAATTCGATCTGTTCAAACTCCAAAGGCTTTTCGTTTTTATGGGATGATGGCTTGCCGCGGTGGCATGCCACCCATAGTTACGTCATCCGTTCAAAGTCCACTAGATTTACacactttcaattttttcttttctacaagTTCCGGACGGAATaggggcaaaaacaaaattggatAAATGTGACGTAAAACGCTCGCCCAGTTTTATCGATTCAAAAGCAATTACTAACAACGGCGATCGCAGATCCGGTTGTGACGACTTGTTGATGTTGATATCGCTGGAAAATCACGCACCAGCCGACCCGAGAAACACAACAAAATCGGTGCCTCAAAACGAATCgagaaattgaatgaaatattATAAGCAACAACCGAGCCACTTCATCATGTCAATCCATCTCAAACATACGGTTTTGGATGCTGTCCGGACATAATGCAGACTCTAATCGAATGCAACGACACGCCATTGCAGGAGCCTTCTTCACGGTGAATCATCTGGCGGGCCGCGTCGAGCAAGTTCTTGTTTGTTCCACTGTGTACCATGAAATATAGTGACAAGCTATATCTGTATGTATACAGTATATCGCataataacgaaaacaaaacgtacCCTACACTATACGGCGCTTGGATCATATCTAGGGGGCGTGTCTGCGTGACAGCATAGCGTTTGAACGTATCAATGTAGCGCGTGACTCCATCATATAGGACGCCGTTTATTTATGGAGTCCGGTTTATATGGGGATGCGGTTTTCGGCGGACGGAAGTCTACAAACCCGACCATGAAAGGTAGAAAAGATGTGCCCTCGTTTTCAACGGTCCAATTCTACACCAACAGCATACGAGAATTTTCGTGAAAAAGCGAATACGAAAATGGGGAATGACGTTTAGCTAAAAGTTTCAACAGCAGCCGAACTGAACGGGATGGACAAGTAAATCACCTTACCAAGGCACATTTGaacgagaaggaaaaagagaaaaaaaaacccagggAAAATTCCCGAAATGCAATCAAACGTGTCAAGGAGAATCGGAACGTGAATAAAGGCGTGTATAAGGAAAGGACACGCGTTTGTCCATATTGCTTTTGTTACACAGgcggcgatgacgaggaccAAGCTGTCcagacaaaaggaaaacgggcttttagctttttctttatcttcaCGACGTGAGAccttttatcttcttttttattggaCAAGTTCTCCCACCTCCCCCCTTCTCAGAAAAAGAATTACGGTATAGTATATATGTATTGCACGGCGGGGATAATTCGAAAGGCGTTTGTCGTTTTACTGGTGAAACCGATGGAAATTCCCGGTGCTTGTAATCACGATGTTCATCTAGTTTGCCTATTGTCGTATTAAACCCAGTCATGGGCGCTAATGAGTTATCTGTTTTATGGCAATACCAAAGCCAATTGTTATAGAAATGGCAAAAGCGATTCAAAGTAAGAGAAGCGTGCAAAGAACAACCGCTAAAAGGATTGCGATAATCACACCTGTTGTAACCTAAACTACAATTAGGTATTTAACCGGTCGTATCAAACTCTAAGCGTGTTGCGAACGTTTTCGGATGCATTGTGTAACTTTATAAACGGTAGATTgaattacatttaaaaatctaGACGAGGTTATCATTGATATGCTAGACTATATACTCGTCAACTTTCAGTTAACCTAATTCGTGGGTTCTGCATCTGGTGGAAATTTTTCGCATGATCTCATATATATCACGTCATCCGGAAAAACCAGCGATAGGTTAGCACATTAGTAAGCCAAGCAGACAGGTAATAAAAATTAAGGTACAACTCCAGAATAAAAGAACATCTGTAGTCTGCAGTTTGCGAAATCTATTGCAAGCAACAGTATAACCTATTAGGGATGTTCACCGACTTAACTATTGCCGAAATCAATTACAGATTATCGTCCGGGGGCTACTGTAATTTATTTAGGGCTTTTTTACACACAGCAAATAGTGAGAAAGAATAAATATTTACTCAACTAACTCCTAAAGCTATGACCCTTCCCTTGTTAGCCATTCCTTTCAGTTATTTATTGAGCTGCCCCATGTTGACTTGATTGATTAAAGGCGCCCAATTACAGGAACTCCATTGGGCAGTCGGCCTGCAGAAACAACGTCCTTTCACCCCGATGACGCAAAAGacggaaggggaaaaaaagaaaggtgcGATTGGGAAAGGCACACGAGAGAATGGCTTACTGCACCTCATCTTCCACATCTTATGATAAGCAGGTGCTGATTGCTGCCGTAAGATTTATCCTGGAAAACTTCATTTCAATCTTGAATCATTTTCTTGATAGATTGAAACACGTGCTTTTCAAGCAAATCAAATCCTTGCCCAGCCAACCCTGACAACTTCATGATGAATTGGCGATGAAAGCATCTAGTGCGATCAATCAAGCCAACTGTATCTTGGGGTCACactcggcaaaaaaaaaactggccatctgtttttccccctttttttctgccagAAATTCGTGAGACAGCGGGAGTGTCGTAAAAGCGGCCTTTTGCGTCATCATCGTCAGGAAGAGAAAGGTGGGCTCGTACGAatgtctgaaaaaaaagggaatagcAGTAAAGGTagttaattgtattttatgaAACAAGTAGCTGTTTTTGTACATGAAAACGCTGAATCGCCCCACTGGCGGAGCTCTACGAGAGCGAAATAGCGAGCAGAATGTTTTGCTAATGGTTCTTATTCATTCAAGCTGTATACAGAATGTGTGCCATATGTCATCAAGCAACGTTCAGTCACACAAGAAAACGTTTGGTAAATGCCTATAGACAGTGATTGGAATATCAAATCTCGCGGTCTGAATAGAGCGGGATTTTTACGTTATACAATTTTTCTGAACGCTTGGCCTGTTTTATATAGTGAGCAGTAATCTTATTGCGCGGTTTGCAAACGATGAATGTTTGCCCATAGATGCAAGGAATCGGTCGTGACGTACAGAACTATAACGACCATTTTTCAGAACCATAAGATTTtagtgcaataaaaaatttcgtcAAGTCCTGCTAAAAACACACAATAAGCCAGGTAAAGTTCTCTGaactatttgatttttaatccCGCGCATCGACTGTATGTCGTATGTGTTGTCACAGACTGAATACTCAGCTGCCTGGTTGAGAATTATCCGAGAAGTTCTTTACTTACCCAAGAAACCCAAGCAACAATTTATTCTTAAACGCTGCCAGCGGTACTGCTTACctaaaacttgaaaaatacATCGCGCAAAGCAAAGTTATAGCGCAAGGAACGAATAAGAAGTATCAGAATCAgctaataatatttttatagATTTATGATAAAACAATCGTGAAAGTTTGATAGCTAATCAGTTGCCTCTTACCTGATTTATACGCATTTCTTCCGGGTACGTTGAGCCAATGCGGCAGCTCATCTTGTATATGTAAACCTTGTTCTTCTTAGCAGCCTAGCTGCTTCTACAATTCGCTTGCTTTTGTCTCTGTGATAAGCTGTGACTCGTGTCGTTGCACCGCCTggtgttctttttattttctgccCGCCTCAGTTTGTTCCTAGCAACGCCCGGTGTAGTCAAGTTGATAGCGTTTCCTGCCATAACGAAGACGGCAATGTAAAATGCGGACTATATGGCCTTTTAGTAAGAAATGCAGCACACACACGGACCGACATTTTGGGAAAAATTCTATTGTCAAATGAACAATTGTGAAAAGTTTAACGATACAAATTGACGTCTGTATTATCTAACCTGATTTTTCTGAAGCTATTAAGGCGCCATTTTGTCATCTGTGATAtgccttcttttatttcttccctTGGCATCAACGAGTCATTCTATTTACTGcctttcaaatcttttttcaacaaaagagagcaaaaaagaaaacaaaccaaaacaaaaacgttctGTCGTGACTGTCGTGAGTCGCACGTTACTACGCGCCCATGTCAATTACAGATTTTCCTCTGGCGCGATACGGTGAGCGTGGGTTAGTGTAGTTGATTGTTTTTCATACCgaggccaaaaacaaaacaaaaaaaaatcttcagtATAGCAGATGATGGAAATCCCGTTCCGCCTGCGGATAATAGCCAATTTGTATTCGTATTTTTTCTAGTGGATCGTTTGGCAATGTTGCGTGGGTGTTACGTCGTCGTCACAGAGTCAGACGTTAACTAAATGGAATGACAACAACAGTGTTAGATCGTGAAGCTTATAGATTATTAGCTCTCGTTTTGAGCAAGTTGATTGTCGTTCATTAGGTGTTGTTATTGAACAATATCTTGCAACCGTTTTAACGTCAATAGAACTTTAGCAACGCAACGAAGAATAGAAGTTGAAAAGATCTGGACAAGAACGAGATTTCAAGTAAGttatcacctttttttctgtccttTTTTCTGAGTGCAAACTGCGCCTTCTCAGTTCGTTCATGTCTTATCGTTTCGTATCTTGTGTGATGAACGTCTGCGTTCACATCTGTAAACCTTCGTATACGGTACTTGTGTGAGTACAAAACAGGCAATAAGGGCAAACGAGTTTGGTAGCACCTTGATCTAGTTATTATATACCTAATTATTTTGCCGACTTGCTAACCACGAGTCTACCCTCCAGCGTTAAATACGTTCCACTTTTACTCATCTCCTTATCGTGTTTTCCTTTGGCGTTTTTGGttgttcaaagaaaacatATAGGCCAACACCTCCTACATATCGATTTACATGTTCAGGTACTCCTTCCTTTCTATCTTCTCTATCTCACGTTAGATTCGGTCCAACCACATTTCAGTTCGGCATAAGTAATCTTCACTTTAAACTAAAAGGCCCTATAAGAACAAAAGCTTTCTGTTCATCCAATCAAATGCTATTTCTGTATTGTAGCCCAGAGAAAAATACTCAAGAACCCCGAAAAATGTCTTTGTTGTATTTCACGTGGGCTGTggtaaacgaaaagaaaaatgaatggttAGCACAGGCAAGTGCGCAGTCTAACTCTGTATATAGGCTATATATTGTGTGTCGTGTATACAGTAAACTAAATATATCCTCTGTCGTGTTTGGCTACAGCAAACTGTAAGCATTCAACAACCTCGTCCCCAGCACCTATACAAAGGCAATCGACACGCAACTGGATAGGTGGCCCTCCTTGTTACACGATAGTCCGCTCTGTATAGAAGGTGACCACCCTGCCCTTGAATACATCGACTATTCATGGGGGGAACAAACGCAGTTTTTCCCACTCTACGCAATTAGCTTGTCCAATGCGTTTGAataaaatatttctgtagATTTGATACTGCTTTATCCTTGTTAAGACTGAACGCAATTATTGGTAACAAGTggtccattttgtttttattcgatagAAAGCTTAAAAATAGAGTCCATCGATTCACgtattttttataatttttcttctcgaTGGAGATCGTTAATTTGACTGACACTGACGTCAAAAGGATAACGATGTTAGACTCGCGTTTCCTTAGCTTTTTGCCCTTTGCGGACGTGAATTAGACCTCAGCGCGCGCAGCGAGTTTTACTCATTTAACCACGTAGAAATGAGATGGAATATTGAGCAGGCAATGAACGGTATTCGAAATTGTACTGGGATAAAGTTGATGCGCGTTTCCCAATAGCCGTGCAAAATCACagttgaataaaagaaaattacagATTCtacgttttattttatttttatggacGATCCTCCCGCGTAGATTCGCAGAGTGCTGATGTGAGTCAACGTCGCAGAGAGCGCGTATTAGTCACGAATCGTTTGGCTCGGCCCACTTGGATGATCAGACTTGAATTTGCTTTCGCTTTACCATTAGGGACCCTTGAATCTCACGCACCGACTCATCGCAAATCGTCTTCCACTCGTCGTCGAATACAACCCAGtttcctttcttattttcttagGCATTCACGACGCGGTTGCGACACTGTCAAGTGTATTGTATACATATGACTATGCACGAATCGTGAATGATTTCACAActtcaaaggaaaagaaaaaaaattcttaattgTTGCCAAAGcttgaaacaaaattgaatGACAGACGCTAATAGATCGACAACTAAACACAAATTCATTATCGGGAAAGAAATAGAGAAAGGCAGCATGTGTAACTCAATTAGGCAAGTTTACGTAGCATTCGTAGaactttcttccttttctttttccatcacCGCAAACAAGTTGAGAGTGGAAGCGTAGTTTTACCCGGAATACTCTTATATGTAAATCAATAAACccaagaaaggaaaaaaatactatAGATTATTGCCTCTTCGGTAGAAAGAGAGGCCTGTCCTCCAGCTGGATGGTTTCGTTTGACATGTGacgaaacatgaaaaaaaaaaactttttcgagTTTCGCACTGCGGGTCGTCGTGTGTGTTGACGTTCCATCTTCCTCCCGGTCGCAACCTGAGAAGCCTTCCCTCCTGTGTTGATTCGTCCCCACCGGGCTGTTACTGTCCCGCTTTCACTTCCTGCATACGAAATCATAGACATcatgttgttccttttttttttccttctttgctGATGCTGTCGCCTCTTTGGCAAAAGATATTCACTCTAGCACAGAAGTGAGCGCGGCCTCGGCAAACAATTGGCCGACGTCACAGCATCGAAGGGTTTTTCCCTGCTGTTTGCTGTTGCTACACACAAGAAGGATGTCTACatgtgagaagaaaaaaaaatgggattcaGTGAGAATAATCTCAGCTTTCGCAGCTTTAGGTTAGTCTATGATCATTGTTTTTATATGCAGTATCGTCAATGGCGAGAGAGAGTCTAGGCTATTGCACGCACGTTTTATGCGAGGATATTCATGGGCTCATTGCGAGTccaactaaagaaaaacacgggCACCGGATCAGCAAAGTAAAATGCCAGCCAAAATCTTTGATCTCTTTTCGCTCAAATTCCCCCTTCCCTCCATCCCCGGAAGCTATTCTGGCTGTCGATGATTATGTGCGATACACCGTGTGGGTTGACACTTGGCGATcctgttttctttgaaaattctGTCCTTTCTTGtctggcttttcttttctttttttgtgatgcGAATCATAAATCATCATTGCGGGGGCCGCTTTCCTATAAACAATACGCAATCAGGACGTGATGCTCCTCAAGTCCGGAAATAGATCCATCATTTTTCCACTTCCATTTCCTTGCAGCTGAACTTTCGGATCTTACATCTTTGAAAATAGAGACGAGAAGCAATCGGCTAGGGTCGTTTAGACAGTCGTTTTGTGTACATAGTAGAAGACCTTTTCCAGTAACACGATTCCAACATGACATTACTAGATGCGGACGGCTGCGTCTACGTGCGATGACGTTCATGTCAGATAGGACGTTTCAGTTGGTATCattccaaaaaataaaaaataaactgcAAGCGTGTAGACACAGCATGCGGGTTGAGGTACGTGATGGTCTTGCtggaagaaaataaagaaggaaCAGTTCGACCTTCGTATACGTATTAAAGTCATCGCGCCTTCGTTACACATACGTCCTCATAATGGAGTGCGGATGCCGAGAAGtcgattttttcatttggcaaCAAAGCGGTCGTCAAAGACTTGTGACACTGATGGAGAGACAGAGCATCTCGGcgacaacaaaaaaggggaggtCTTTTGGAATGTTGGCTATGTTGTAGGAGTAAGGTGTTGACGAGTGCGTTGGCGGTatgtgcttttcttttttgagaaGGCGACTGGAAGATGGGAGtccgaggaaaaaaaaacaaagaagaaatcaaacaaaacaaacattttccaaTGTAGAGTCACGCTTCCGAAATAGCCTCCTGATGTCAGCCAAGAGAGTTGCTCTGCTGTTGCGTGTAAATTTTGAAAGATGATGCGGCACATTGTGGATATGTTGTTCCCTTTGACTTTGCCTCTTCGGTTTCATTAAAGTACGGGTACCTTTGTTTTCcgttattcatttctttttttttttttttttttttttttggtaaggCCGAGGCTGTGGTATAGCTGCCTATTGTGGTTATAATAAACGAATGAGGCCCGCTCATAATCCATTAGCGTTTCGTTCTCCGTTCAGTTTTGTGATGAACGACTATACGTCACTGGGTTTTAGAATGCCATTTTACATGACTTTATATTCATGGTACTTTTTAAAGCTTTTCAAATGATCCTCTTTTGCACCGCTTAATAACGAATTCCGAATTCCGATGTAGACGAACGGGGAACATCAGAACGAAACAAACCACACCCAAAACCAGCCATACGGAATAATCGCTGTATGTGCTTAGCGTGGTATATTTCTCTCCTGCCGTGGACGTTACGTGTCCGTATACGACGGAAAAGGCGGCAAGcgctacataaaaaaaaaagcaggaaaGGCTAGCGCCTTTTTGTATTTGACAGGACTCTCTTAAAATTCAAGCTTATACATGCGACTTGCGTGACTAGCGATCGTCAACGCTTCTGTTTTATCGTCTGTATCGCATTAGTAGTAATAGAAGACAGTTTGACCATAAAGTCATTGATCAGGGTCCACCACAGACGGCCGAAGGAACGGGAAAACGCGTGTTGCGTGACTGCTCTCCGGACTGGTATGTATTCTGTCCGTCGCCCTCCTCCTCAATagtccgtttttttcttacaacacGTTGTAAATGGTCTTATACACTGTGTTACCTCGATCTAATATTGTGCGACCTTTGGTTTACGACGTCCATTCATTAATCCGGTTAAAGGGAGACTTATCGGTGCGTACGTTTTCAAGAATCCTTAAATGGACTGTGTCGCTATCAAATGAAGGAATGTCGCAGGCTACCACAGAATACGCCtcagtttctt of the Daphnia carinata strain CSIRO-1 chromosome 10, CSIRO_AGI_Dcar_HiC_V3, whole genome shotgun sequence genome contains:
- the LOC130700232 gene encoding uncharacterized protein LOC130700232 encodes the protein MHQKSAHSVLIAVIVLSLLAVSIQAYPSWRGSRQKRVSDQRLAELQTLLALARLKGKMSSSSGKYYGYVDPSKIGRKKRSQDEESDGSLMDAQAENSSRSDEDRNAGETQEEIYDDIWRYLRGNNKIR